In a genomic window of Zingiber officinale cultivar Zhangliang chromosome 9B, Zo_v1.1, whole genome shotgun sequence:
- the LOC122024780 gene encoding protein PHLOEM PROTEIN 2-LIKE A10-like, translating to MGIRLRRRRWILLALASAVSAYGAYRIYHLPSVARGRRKLSRVLAALSAAADAAASTAEAVSLVSSDLTLFLRSDSTDLPSSLKQITKIVRSDEFSDSVSRVSEALTTGIARGIQFGEHSAYPPVSEPRDGARFTDRIVDRLFSASGSGLVSVMAGSFARGLVMGFYQSESGDGEEGLDSQAVPRWVQLMCRDESRELIGNCVQLFVSTAVTVYLEKTMEINAFDEFFSGLTNPIHEAKMKDMLVSVCNGAVQTLVKTSHKVLTSSNSSHGNKTESSKLEEKSGAELARSFTLIEDGGGWVDQITSTLSVPGNRRFVLDVTGRITFETVRSFLDFVLWKMSDASRRGANGVKEELIRGLEVLRHLSARSIIIIAVCLCLCLHIYMRMPILTSDLVGNRYLGVQ from the coding sequence TCCGTCGCGCGGGGCCGCAGGAAGCTCTCTCGCGTGCTCGCCGCTCTCTCCGCCGCCGCAGACGCAGCAGCCTCCACCGCAGAGGCTGTCTCTCTCGTATCGTCCGATCTCACCCTCTTCCTTCGCTCCGATTCCACCGATCTCCCCTCCAGCCTGAAGCAGATCACTAAGATCGTCCGCTCCGACGAGTTCTCGGATTCCGTTTCTAGGGTTTCGGAAGCCCTAACGACGGGAATCGCGAGAGGTATCCAGTTCGGCGAACATTCGGCCTATCCTCCCGTTTCAGAGCCCAGGGATGGAGCAAGATTCACGGATCGGATCGTGGACAGGCTGTTCTCCGCCTCTGGATCCGGGCTTGTATCTGTGATGGCCGGGAGCTTTGCGAGGGGTCTCGTGATGGGGTTCTATCAAAGCGAATCGGGCGACGGCGAAGAAGGATTGGACTCGCAGGCGGTGCCGCGCTGGGTGCAATTGATGTGCCGTGACGAATCTAGAGAGCTCATTGGAAATTGCGTTCAACTCTTCGTGAGCACAGCCGTCACTGTGTACCTCGAAAAAACGATGGAAATCAACGCCTTTGATGAGTTCTTCTCCGGGCTCACCAACCCCATCCACGAGGCTAAGATGAAGGACATGCTGGTTTCAGTGTGCAATGGAGCAGTCCAAACCCTTGTGAAGACTTCCCACAAGGTTCTGACGAGTTCGAATTCCTCTCATGGAAACAAAACAGAAAGTTCCAAACTTGAGGAGAAATCTGGCGCGGAACTCGCAAGGAGTTTTACATTGATTGAGGATGGTGGTGGCTGGGTGGATCAAATAACATCCACATTGTCTGTGCCAGGCAACAGGAGGTTCGTTCTTGATGTCACAGGGAGGATAACCTTTGAGACTGTCAGGTCATTCCTTGACTTTGTCCTATGGAAGATGTCTGATGCTTCCAGAAGAGGAGCTAATGGTGTTAAAGAGGAGTTGATACGGGGTTTGGAAGTTTTGAGGCATTTAAGCGCCAGGTCGATTATCATTATTGCTGTATGCCTCTGCTTGTGCCTGCATATTTACATGAGGATGCCAATTCTTACCTCAGATTTGGTTGGTAACCGATATCTTGGAGTTCAGTAA